One window of Camelina sativa cultivar DH55 chromosome 4, Cs, whole genome shotgun sequence genomic DNA carries:
- the LOC104781985 gene encoding CASP-like protein 2B2 encodes MKLIDRKVRVAELILRCSVFALALLAAILIVTDVQVKEIFMIKKEAKFTNMKALVFMVVVNGIAAGYSLLQAVRCVVGLMKGNVLLSKPLAWTIFSGDQVVAYLCVAGTAAAAQSAAFAKLGVPELQWMKVCDMYGKFCNQVGEGIASSLFACVGMVLVSCISAFGVFRLYGGSKTRQSSRW; translated from the exons ATGAAGCTGATCGATCGTAAAGTGAGAGTAGCAGAGTTGATTCTGAGGTGTTCTGTTTTCGCCCTCGCTCTCCTCGCTGCGATTCTCATTGTTACTGACGTTCAAGTGAAAGAGATTTTCATGATCAAGAAGGAAGCCAAATTCACCAACATGAAGGCACTTGT GTTTATGGTGGTCGTTAACGGGATAGCCGCGGGTTATTCTTTGCTTCAGGCGGTTCGTTGCGTGGTGGGTTTGATGAAAGGAAACGTTTTGTTAAGTAAGCCTCTGGCTTGGACCATTTTCTCCGGTGATCAG GTGGTAGCGTACTTGTGTGTAGCGGGGACTGCAGCAGCGGCGCAGTCTGCGGCCTTTGCAAAGCTGGGTGTGCCAGAACTCCAGTGGATGAAAGTTTGCGATATGTATGGGAAGTTTTGTAACCAGGTAGGTGAAGGAATTGCGAGTTCCTTGTTTGCTTGCGTTGGAATGGTGTTGGTCTCTTGCATTTCGGCTTTCGGTGTCTTTCGTTTGTATGGTGGAAGCAAAACCAGGCAAAGCTCACGGTGGTGA
- the LOC109132709 gene encoding uncharacterized protein LOC109132709: MEKKVALVMALMLLMSMLVSAEEAPTVGQHIDSATTSVGKFFNDNARPAMDSVANAVESVTSSVKSVYVWFHDRATELGL, encoded by the exons ATGGAGAAAAAGGTGGCATTGGTGATGGCATTGATGTTGCTTATGTCTATGTTGGTTTCCGCCGAGGAAGCACCAACTGTTGGACAGCATATAGACTCAGCCACAACCAGCGTTGGCAAATTCTTCAATGACAATGCCCGCCCTGCCATGGACTCCGTCGCCAACGCCGTTGAATCCGTCACCTCCTCCGTCAAATCCGTCTACGTCTGGTTTCATGATAGAGCTAC GGAATTGGGACTCTAA
- the LOC104781986 gene encoding serine carboxypeptidase-like 28 — translation MMTMITKKLYQCMFLVCMMIALLDVVSSSDDADKEQKTKDKIISLPGQPPNLNFSQFSGYVTVDSTAGRALFYWLTEAPRPSDTKPLVLWLNGGPGCSSIAYGASEEVGPFRINPDGKTLRFNIYAWNKVANVLFLDSPAGVGFSYTNTSSDELTVGDKRTGEDAYRFLVRWMERFPEYKERPFYIAGESYAGHYIPELAQLIVNRNKGVKNPSLNLKGILMGNPLVDDYNDNKGQRDYWWNHGLISDEIYKDLTKWCFNDSILFPKTNCDAALNQAFSEFGDIDPYNINRPACPSQSSSSSSNEWTQAWRFRGNDECVVGYTRKYMNDPNVQRSFHAHLNRSKLWTPCSRVIRKNWKDSPKSMLPIIKNLLQAHLRIWIFSGDSDAVLPLSGTRHSINAMRLRSSKRWYPWYHAQGQVGGWSQVYEDGLLTYATVRDAGHEVPLSQPRLALFLFTHFLANHSLPSSSS, via the exons atgatgacgatgatcaCCAAAAAACTATATCAATGTATGTTTCTAGTATGCATGATGATTGCATTATTAGACGTAGTCAGTAGTAGCGATGATGCAGATAAGGAGCAAAAGACGAAAGACAAGATCATCTCTTTGCCAGGCCAACCTCCTAACCTCAATTTCTCACAATTCTCTGGCTACGTCACTGTTGACTCAACGGCTGGACGCGCTCTCTTTTATTGGTTAACCGAAGCACCTAGGCCCAGCGACACGAAGCCATTAGTCCTATGGCTCAATGGTGGTCCAGGGTGCTCTTCCATTGCTTACGGTGCTTCTGAGGAGGTTGGTCCCTTTCGGATTAATCCCGACGGGAAGACTCTTCGTTTTAATATCTATGCTTGGAACAAAG TGGCAAATGTGCTGTTTTTGGATTCACCGGCGGGAGTAGGTTTCTCTTACACAAACACTTCGTCAGACGAACTAACCGTGGGAGACAAGAGGACAG GGGAGGATGCATACAGATTCTTGGTGAGATGGATGGAGAGGTTCCCTGAGTATAAGGAAAGGCCTTTTTACATCGCCGGCGAGAGCTACGCTG GACATTACATTCCGGAGCTAGCTCAGTTGATCGTCAACCGGAACAAGGGTGTCAAAAACCCCAGTCTCAATCTAAAAGGGATTCTG ATGGGAAATCCTCTGGTGGATGATTACAATGACAACAAAGGGCAGCGTGACTACTGGTGGAACCACGGGCTCATATCGGACGAAATCTACAAGGACCTGACCAAGTGGTGCTTCAATGACTCCATCCTCTTCCCCAAAACCAACTGCGACGCTGCCTTGAACCAAGCCTTTTCTGAGTTTGGTGACATCGACCCTTACAACATCAATAGACCTGCCTGCCCctcacaatcatcatcatcatcatcaaatgagTGGACGCAAGCATGGCGATTTAGAGGGAACGATGAGTGTGTTGTGGGATACACACGCAAGTATATGAACGATCCCAATGTGCAAAGATCCTTCCATGCCCACCTCAACCGTAGTAAACTTTGGACCCCTTGTAGTCGTGTGATAAGAAAGAATTGGAAAGACTCACCCAAGTCCATGCTTCCCATCATCAAGAATCTTCTTCAAGCTCATCTCCGCATTTGGATCTTCAg tGGGGACTCGGACGCAGTGTTGCCGCTAAGTGGGACGAGACATTCGATAAATGCAATGAGATTGAGGAGCAGCAAAAGGTGGTATCCATGGTACCATGCACAAGGCCAAGTAGGAGGTTGGAGTCAGGTTTACGAGGATGGCTTGCTAACGTACGCCACGGTTAGAGACGCGGGGCATGAGGTGCCATTGTCTCAGCCTCGTCTAGCTCTTTTCCTCTTCACCCACTTCCTCGCCAACCACTCCcttccctcttcttcctcttaa
- the LOC104784210 gene encoding zinc finger BED domain-containing protein RICESLEEPER 3-like, with amino-acid sequence MSHDSGEENFDPVLQEEIDDGPTASSVGGKRRRTQPTTSTQPTTSPLPSQPRRKPAHRSPVWEHFVQQAHDPAIANCRYCGQELGCDTVIHGTSAMKNHINRCKLYKMHLESGSQSVLAGDSSGVMTAIKYDQTLFRRSVNEMIVLNELPFAFVESEGFRRLCSNMLPMYTIHCRKTVTSDIYNMFLREKGALKELFGKEKQRVSMTTDIWVAPMTCCSYMVVTAHWIDRDWKLQKRIISFKPVTDHKGDTIAEHLVACLEEWGIEKVFTVTVDNAKGNDKALRVFTDALIMRGPDALVSNGDRLKSFLLRVDTVNVGRGSLCLDVATRWNSTYLMLTAAIKFRVAFEKMLAEDKLYNDYFMETEENREENGDEAEQNGQKRVGPPTFADWDQVQRLVNFLKILFNCTLSFSASKSVTSTVCYNEIVTIERNLINLSTNGDVLLKTEAMMMRSKFEKYWDGLLNMNPLVIIASVFDPRNKMQFAGLCFDKLYGKDSVESAHLRSSIKGVMKKMYAEYVMKLSISEQVVPTTAGVVPDPGVSASDLFDLWDEDGYERMYTLYSEMVAECTNEECSSELDIYLLEKPVPRTPTALGLDFDVLSWWG; translated from the exons ATGTCTCATGATTCTGGGGAAGAGAACTTTGACCCGGTCCTacaagaagagattgatgatgGTCCAACAGCTTCTTCAGTTGGTGGGAAGAGAAGACGAACTCAGCCTACAACTTCTACTCAGCCCACAACTTCTCCTCTACCGTCTCAACCGAGAAGAAAGCCAGCTCATAGATCTCCGGTTTGGGAGCATTTTGTTCAGCAAGCACATGATCCGGCAATCGCCAATTGTCGGTACTGTGGTCAAGAGTTAGGATGTGACACAGTGATTCATGGAACAAGTGCTATGAAGAATCACATTAATAGGTGTAAGTTGTACAAGATGCATCTAGAGAGTGGTAGTCAGAGTGTTTTGGCTGGTGATAGCAGTGGTGTAATGACTGCAATCAAGTATGATCAAACTTTGTTCAGAAGGTCTGTGAATGAGATGATCGTTCTTAATGAGCTGCCGTTTGCATTTGTGGAATCCGAGGGTTTTAGAAGATTATGCAGCAACATGCTTCCCATGTATACGATTCACTGCAGGAAGACAGTCACATCcgatatatacaatatgtttcTGAGAGAGAAAGGAGCTTTGAAGGAGCTGTTTGGTAAGGAGAAGCAGAGAGTTTCTATGACAACCGATATATGGGTAGCTCCCATGACTTGTTGTAGCTACATGGTGGTAACAGCTCACTGGATTGACAGAGATTGGAAGTTGCAGAAGAGGATCATTAGTTTCAAGCCAGTGACAGATCACAAAGGTGATACAATTGCTGAGCACTTGGTAGCCTGTCTTGAAGAATGGGGAATTGAGAAGGTATTCACAGTAACAGTGGATAACGCTAAGGGGAATGACAAGGCTCTAAGGGTATTCACTGATGCTTTGATCATGAGAGGACCTGATGCTTTAGTTAGTAATG GTGATCGGTTGAAGTCGTTTCTGTTGAGGGTTGACACAGTGAACGTAGGTAGAGGTAGTTTGTGTCTCGATGTTGCTACTAGGTGGAATTCGACCTATCTAATGCTGACAGCCGCAATCAAGTTTCGGGTTGCATTTGAGAAAATGTTGGCCGAAGACAAGTTGTATAACGACTACTTCATGGAGACTGAAGAGAATCGTGAGGAGAATGGTGATGAAGCTGAACAGAATGGGCAGAAGCGTGTTGGTCCTCCTACTTTTGCTGATTGGGATCAAGTGCAGAGGCTAGTTAATTTCTTGAAGATCTTATTCAACTGCACTTTGTCTTTCTCAGCTAGCAAATCAGTGACCTCTACTGTTTGTTATAATGAGATTGTGACGATTGAGAGGAATCTTATCAATCTAAGCACCAACGGTGATGTGCTACTAAAGACAGAggcgatgatgatgaggagtaagtttgaaaaatattgggATGGTCTCTTAAACATGAATCCGCTTGTCATCATCGCAAGTGTGTTTGATCCCAGAAACAAGATGCAGTTTGCTGGTCTTTGCTTCGACAAGCTTTATGGAAAAGACAGTGTCGAAAGTGCTCATCTAAGATCATCAATTAAGggtgtgatgaagaagatgtatGCAGAGTATGTGATGAAGTTGAGCATAAGTGAACAAGTTGTACCAACTACTGCTGGAGTCGTACCTGATCCTGGAGTATCAGCAAgtgatttatttgatttgtggGATGAGGATGGTTATGAGAGGATGTATACGCTATACTCTGAGATGGTGGCTGAATGCACAAATGAAGAATGTAGCAGTGAGCTAGATATTTACTTGTTGGAGAAACCGGTGCCAAGGACTCCAACTGCTTTGGGATTGGACTTTGATGTTCTATCTTGGTGGGGGTGA
- the LOC104781987 gene encoding serine carboxypeptidase-like 26 gives MSRYLLFFFFFLILLPYYASCCRDEQEKDRIYHLPGEPNDVSFSHFSGYITVNEPAGRALFYWLTESPPSLNPDSKPLVLWLNGGPGCSSLAYGAAEEIGPFRINPDGKTLYHNPYSWNQLANLLFLESPAGVGFSYSNTTSDLYTAGDKRTAEDAYVFLVKWFERFPQYKHREFYIAGESYAGHYVPQLSQIVYEKRNPFINFKGFIVGNAVIDDYHDYVGLFEYWWTHGLISDLTYHNLRITCEFGSSEHPSPECKKVMEAADLEQGSIDPYSIYTITCKKEAAALRSRFSRVRHPWMWRAYDPCTERYSGMYFNSPEVQKAMHANITGLAYPWKTCSDIVGEKWADSPLSMLPIYKELIAAGLRIWVFSGDTDSVVPITGTRYSIRALKLQPLSKWYPWNDNGQVGGWIQVYKGLTLVTIHGAGHEVPLHRPRRGFLLFQSFLDNKPLPM, from the exons ATGTCTCGataccttctcttcttcttcttcttcctcattctACTCCCTTACTACGCTTCTTGTTGCAGAGACGAACAAGAAAAGGACCGAATCTATCACCTTCCCGGTGAACCAAACgatgtctctttctctcacttCTCTGGTTACATCACCGTCAACGAGCCAGCAGGAAGAGCACTCTTCTACTGGCTCACTGAGTCACCACCGAGTCTAAACCCCGACTCTAAGCCACTCGTCCTCTGGCTCAACGGCGGCCCTGGTTGCTCCTCCCTTGCTTACGGCGCCGCTGAAGAAATCGGACCTTTTAGAATCAATCCTGATGGCAAAACCCTTTACCACAATCCTTACTCTTGGAATCAAT TGGCGAATTTGCTGTTTCTTGAATCTCCAGCTGGTGTTGGTTTCTCGTATTCTAATACCACTTCCGATTTGTACACTGCCGGAGACAAGAGAACTG cTGAAGATGCGTATGTTTTTCTTGTGAAATGGTTTGAAAGGTTTCCACAATACAAGCACAGAGAATTCTACATTGCTGGAGAAAGCTATGCAG gTCATTATGTTCCTCAGTTGTCACAAATTGTTTATGAGAAACGCAATCCATTTATCAACTTCAAAGGCTTCATt GTGGGGAATGCTGTGATTGATGACTATCATGATTACGTGGGTTTATTTGAGTATTGGTGGACACATGGGTTGATATCTGATCTCACTTACCACAACTTACGGATCACATGTGAATTTGGATCATCCGAGCACCCGTCCCCTGAATGCAAAAAGGTCATGGAAGCTGCAGATTTGGAACAAGGGTCTATTGATCCCTATAGCATTTACACTATCACTTGTAAGAAGGAGGCTGCAGCTCTTAGGTCTCGCTTCTCCAGGGTTCGTCAT CCATGGATGTGGAGAGCATATGACCCTTGCACAGAGAGATACTCAGGCATGTATTTCAATTCTCCGGAGGTCCAAAAGGCTATGCATGCTAATATAACGGGACTAGCTTATCCATGGAAAACTTGCAG tGACATTGTTGGGGAGAAATGGGCAGATTCTCCTCTATCTATGCTTCCAATCTACAAGGAACTCATCGCTGCAGGCCTCAGGATATGGGTTTTCAG CGGAGACACTGATTCAGTGGTTCCCATTACTGGAACACGATACTCCATTAGAGCCCTCAAGTTACAGCCACTCTCCAAATGGTATCCTTGGAACGACAACGGACAG GTTGGTGGGTGGATCCAAGTTTACAAAGGGCTGACTCTGGTGACAATACATGGAGCAGGACATGAGGTACCTCTTCACCGTCCTCGCCgaggttttcttcttttccagtcGTTTCTCGACAACAAGCCATTGCCTATGTAA
- the LOC104781988 gene encoding probable cyclic nucleotide-gated ion channel 12 isoform X2 has protein sequence MNIEMSSSARSGTGNCVKEGLKKVYEKIDTPEYWRKSFLLVCVVALAIDPLFLFIPEIDYLKLCIGYDETLRTIVCVLRILIDVLYVIYIIGSETFLRDKMSGRKRLFYVMVDTVSLLPIPVVMVLLLRTEWSNNLVLKRILKWTIVGQYIPRIIRIYPVYKAVTKTTVTIAESKWIGALLNLLLFLLCSYVFGAFWYVTAIEKLTICWYDFWKSKIMHEFGNEARRGDPWPRQDNITKLFCAHNLVVGINNSIFLLNSCPITDPEKLKKPSKKLAGLIEKLEYDFGMYGEVVKSEVGSSNLRDFSKKFLYCFWWGLRNLSLKTGNSASDILFAIIICASGLFLFAVLIGNVQKYLLSSTVRADEMEERKKDIEKWMTFRNLPEELKKRIKENEKTIWKHFRGTDEEELLRRFPEDLRREIQPFLDEHSA, from the exons ATGAATATTGAGATGAGTAGTTCTGCAAG GTCGGGGACTGGGAATTGTGTTAAAGAAGGCTTAAAGAAGGTTTACGAGAAGATAGACACCCCTGAATACTGGAGGAAGTCCTTTCTGTTAGTTTGTGTGGTTGCTTTGGCTATTGatcctttgtttctctttattccTGAAATTGATTATCTAAAGTTATGCATCGGTTACGACGAAACGCTTAGAACAATAGTTTGTGTCCTTCGTATCTTGATTGACGTACTCTATGTAATTTACATCATTGGTTCTGAAACATTTTTGAGAGACAAGATGAGCGGAAGAAAAAGACTCTTCTACGTTATGGTTGACACTGTTTCTCTTCTCCCCATTCCTGTG GTAATGGTTCTCCTCCTCCGTACTGAATGGTCTAACAATCTGGTGTTGAAGAGAATACTCAAGTGGACCATAGTTGGTCAGTATATACCAAGAATCATTCGCATCTATCCGGTTTACAAAGCAGTGACAAAAACCACTGTTACAATAGCAGAATCAAAGTGGATTGGAGCTCTTTTAAACCTTTTGCTCTTCCTGTTGTGCAGTTAT GTGTTTGGGGCTTTCTGGTACGTAACTGCAATAGAAAAGCTAACCATATGCTGGTATGACTTTTGGAAAAGTAAAATTATGCATGAGTTTGGGAACGAGGCTAGGCGTGGTGACCCTTGGCCGAGACAAGACAATATCACGAAGCTGTTTTGTGCACATAATTTAGTAGTTGGTATAAACAACAGTATTTTCTTGCTAAATTCATGCCCAATAACCGACcctgagaaattaaaaaaaccatCCAAAAAATTGGCCGGGTTAATAGAAAAACTAGAATACGACTTCGGTATGTACGGTGAGGTAGTGAAGTCTGAGGTGGGGAGTAGTAATCTAAGGGATTTTTCAAAGAAGTTCTTATACTGCTTTTGGTGGGGTCTCCGAAATCTTAG CCTGAAGACAGGCAACTCTGCATCAGATATCCTTTTTGCTATCATCATCTGCGCCTCTGGTTTATTCCTGTTTGCTGTACTCATTGGAAACGTTCAG AAATACTTGCTATCAAGTACCGTCAGAGCAGACGAAAtggaggagagaaagaaagacatAGAAAAATGGATGACCTTTAGGAACCTACCAGAAGAGCTCAAGAAACGCATTAAGGAAAACGAGAAAACCATATGGAAACATTTCAGGGGCAcggatgaagaagaacttcTTCGTCGCTTCCCAGAAGACCTCAGACGCGAAATCCAACCCTTTCTTGATGAGCATAGTGCATAA
- the LOC104781988 gene encoding probable cyclic nucleotide-gated ion channel 12 isoform X1: protein MNIEMSSSARSGTGNCVKEGLKKVYEKIDTPEYWRKSFLLVCVVALAIDPLFLFIPEIDYLKLCIGYDETLRTIVCVLRILIDVLYVIYIIGSETFLRDKMSGRKRLFYVMVDTVSLLPIPVVMVLLLRTEWSNNLVLKRILKWTIVGQYIPRIIRIYPVYKAVTKTTVTIAESKWIGALLNLLLFLLCSYVFGAFWYVTAIEKLTICWYDFWKSKIMHEFGNEARRGDPWPRQDNITKLFCAHNLVVGINNSIFLLNSCPITDPEKLKKPSKKLAGLIEKLEYDFGMYGEVVKSEVGSSNLRDFSKKFLYCFWWGLRNLSTFAQSLKTGNSASDILFAIIICASGLFLFAVLIGNVQKYLLSSTVRADEMEERKKDIEKWMTFRNLPEELKKRIKENEKTIWKHFRGTDEEELLRRFPEDLRREIQPFLDEHSA from the exons ATGAATATTGAGATGAGTAGTTCTGCAAG GTCGGGGACTGGGAATTGTGTTAAAGAAGGCTTAAAGAAGGTTTACGAGAAGATAGACACCCCTGAATACTGGAGGAAGTCCTTTCTGTTAGTTTGTGTGGTTGCTTTGGCTATTGatcctttgtttctctttattccTGAAATTGATTATCTAAAGTTATGCATCGGTTACGACGAAACGCTTAGAACAATAGTTTGTGTCCTTCGTATCTTGATTGACGTACTCTATGTAATTTACATCATTGGTTCTGAAACATTTTTGAGAGACAAGATGAGCGGAAGAAAAAGACTCTTCTACGTTATGGTTGACACTGTTTCTCTTCTCCCCATTCCTGTG GTAATGGTTCTCCTCCTCCGTACTGAATGGTCTAACAATCTGGTGTTGAAGAGAATACTCAAGTGGACCATAGTTGGTCAGTATATACCAAGAATCATTCGCATCTATCCGGTTTACAAAGCAGTGACAAAAACCACTGTTACAATAGCAGAATCAAAGTGGATTGGAGCTCTTTTAAACCTTTTGCTCTTCCTGTTGTGCAGTTAT GTGTTTGGGGCTTTCTGGTACGTAACTGCAATAGAAAAGCTAACCATATGCTGGTATGACTTTTGGAAAAGTAAAATTATGCATGAGTTTGGGAACGAGGCTAGGCGTGGTGACCCTTGGCCGAGACAAGACAATATCACGAAGCTGTTTTGTGCACATAATTTAGTAGTTGGTATAAACAACAGTATTTTCTTGCTAAATTCATGCCCAATAACCGACcctgagaaattaaaaaaaccatCCAAAAAATTGGCCGGGTTAATAGAAAAACTAGAATACGACTTCGGTATGTACGGTGAGGTAGTGAAGTCTGAGGTGGGGAGTAGTAATCTAAGGGATTTTTCAAAGAAGTTCTTATACTGCTTTTGGTGGGGTCTCCGAAATCTTAG TACGTTTGCCCAAAGCCTGAAGACAGGCAACTCTGCATCAGATATCCTTTTTGCTATCATCATCTGCGCCTCTGGTTTATTCCTGTTTGCTGTACTCATTGGAAACGTTCAG AAATACTTGCTATCAAGTACCGTCAGAGCAGACGAAAtggaggagagaaagaaagacatAGAAAAATGGATGACCTTTAGGAACCTACCAGAAGAGCTCAAGAAACGCATTAAGGAAAACGAGAAAACCATATGGAAACATTTCAGGGGCAcggatgaagaagaacttcTTCGTCGCTTCCCAGAAGACCTCAGACGCGAAATCCAACCCTTTCTTGATGAGCATAGTGCATAA
- the LOC104781989 gene encoding uncharacterized protein LOC104781989, which translates to MGRSALIHLIRSQSRRFSSSTFTTTGYHHRSIAGSWSSSVIPKVRFQVPSLNQRSWASSGAKTREDEDDEHKISIGPQDKKEENDGGVVYYGQISSTIKKVKLLSLSTCCLSVSLGPVITFMTSPGLNVIMKGAVASTVIFLSASTTAALHWFVSPYVHKLRWQPGSDTFEVEMMTWLGTFTPKTLKFSDIRYPDTQRPYVSFKANGDYYFVDADHCPNKALLARLTPPKDAHDSAFKNL; encoded by the exons ATGGGAAGATCAGCTCTGATTCACTTGATTCGCTCCCAATCACGACGTTTCTCTTCCTCGACCTTCACTACTACAG GATATCATCATCGGTCAATAGCAGGATCATGGTCATCATCAGTGATCCCGAAGGTCAGATTCCAGGTTCCATCTCTAAACCAGAGAAGCTGGGCATCATCTGGAGCAAAGActagagaagatgaagatgatgagcaCAAGATCAGCATCGGACCCCaagacaagaaagaagaaaacgatggaGGAGTTGTTTACTATGGCCAAATCTCATCCACGATCAAGAAAGTGAAACTCCTCTCACTCTCCACCTGCTGTCTCTCAGTTTCTCTTGGCCCAGTCATCACCTTCATGACTTCCCCTGGACTGAACGTGATCATGAAAGGTGCGGTCGCCTCCACTGTGATTTTCCTCAGTGCATCCACAACCGCTGCTCTCCACTGGTTCGTTAGTCCTTACGTGCACAAGCTGAGGTGGCAGCCTGGTTCAGACACTTTTGAGGTTGAGATGATGACATGGCTCGGCACATTCACCCCAAAGACGCTGAAATTCTCAGACATACGTTATCCAGACACGCAAAGACCGTATGTGAGCTTCAAGGCTAACGGGGATTACTACTTTGTGGACGCAGATCATTGCCCTAACAAGGCATTGTTGGCTAGGCTCACTCCTCCAAAGGATGCACATGACTCTGCTTTCAAGAACTTGTAA
- the LOC104781991 gene encoding mitochondrial import inner membrane translocase subunit TIM14-1: MATPFIAGVAVAATALAGRYGIQAWQAFKARPPRPRIKKFYDGGFQPTMTKREAALILGIRENVAAEKVKEAHRKVMVANHPDAGGSHFLASKINEAKDMMLGKTKSSGSAF; the protein is encoded by the exons ATG GCGACACCATTTATAGCGGGGGTGGCGGTAGCTGCCACTGCACTTGCTGGTCGATATGGAATCCAAGCATGGCAAGCATTCAAGGCAAGGCCACCAAGGCCCAGAATTAAGAAATTCTATGACGGCGGTTTCCAGCCTACAATGACGAAAAGGGAAGCTGCTCTTATTCTTGGCATCAG GGAGAATGTAGCGGCAGAGAAAGTGAAGGAAGCACACAGGAAGGTAATGGTAGCAAACCATCCAGATGCAGGTGGAAGCCATTTCCTAGCCTCTAAGATCAATGAAGCTAAAGACATGATGCTAGGCAAAACTAAAAGCAGCGGATCCGCATTTTAA